In a single window of the Micromonospora inositola genome:
- a CDS encoding SDR family oxidoreductase, whose product MTKPLTGKIALVAGATRGAGRQIAVQFGAAGATVYVTGRTTRERRSEMDRPETIEETAELVTAAGGAGIAVPVDHLDPDQVRRLVERIDAEQGRLDVLVNDIWGADPLITWEKPVWEQPLDAGFRTLRLAVDTHIITSHFALPLLIRHPGGLVVEIGDGTKEYNDATYRLSVFYDLAKVSVNRLAFTQAHELAPHGCTAVALTPGWLRSEAMLEHFGVTEATWRDGAAKDPHFVMSETPAFVGRAVVALAADPERARWNGRSVDSGGLAQVYGFTDLDGTRPHWSRYYDEVVAAGKPADDTGYR is encoded by the coding sequence ATGACGAAACCGCTGACAGGAAAGATCGCGCTCGTCGCCGGGGCGACCCGGGGCGCCGGCCGGCAGATCGCGGTCCAGTTCGGCGCGGCCGGGGCCACCGTCTACGTCACGGGCCGCACCACCCGCGAGCGCCGGTCCGAGATGGACCGGCCGGAGACCATCGAGGAGACCGCCGAGCTGGTCACCGCCGCCGGTGGCGCCGGCATCGCCGTGCCCGTCGACCACCTGGACCCCGATCAGGTACGCCGGCTGGTCGAGCGGATCGACGCCGAGCAGGGCCGCCTCGACGTGCTGGTCAACGACATCTGGGGCGCCGACCCGTTGATCACCTGGGAGAAACCGGTCTGGGAGCAGCCCCTCGACGCGGGCTTCCGCACCCTGCGGCTGGCGGTGGACACCCACATCATCACCAGCCACTTCGCCCTGCCGCTGCTGATCCGCCACCCGGGCGGACTCGTCGTCGAGATCGGCGACGGCACCAAGGAGTACAACGACGCCACCTACCGGCTCTCGGTCTTCTACGACCTGGCCAAGGTGTCGGTCAACCGGCTCGCCTTCACCCAGGCGCACGAGCTGGCGCCGCACGGCTGCACGGCGGTGGCGCTCACCCCCGGCTGGCTGCGCTCCGAGGCGATGCTGGAGCACTTCGGGGTCACCGAGGCCACCTGGCGGGACGGCGCGGCGAAGGATCCGCACTTCGTCATGTCGGAGACGCCGGCCTTTGTCGGGCGCGCGGTGGTCGCCCTGGCCGCCGATCCGGAACGGGCCCGCTGGAACGGCCGGTCCGTCGACAGCGGCGGGCTGGCCCAGGTGTACGGCTTCACCGACCTCGACGGCACCCGACCGCACTGGTCCCGCTATTACGACGAGGTGGTGGCCGCCGGGAAGCCGGCCGACGACACCGGCTACCGCTGA
- a CDS encoding helix-turn-helix transcriptional regulator, whose amino-acid sequence MRASRLISLVLLLQSRETMTATELARELEVSERTVYRDVLALSAAGVPVYADRGRAGGYRLLGGYRTRLTGLTRDEAEALFLAGLPGPAGDMGLADAVAAAELKVLAALPPSLRDASARTSQRFHLDLPGWFREAKPPPWLTELARAVWRDRVVELRYRRGDREVSRTVQPYGLVLKSGVWYLVGRVGDGHRTYRVDRVVGVEVGDETFARDVGFDLGAYWREQAEAFLRGMLRAEVTVRLSPAGLRALRHVAEAPLAYGAAVAGAGEPDGQGWVVTRLPVESVPVAYDVLLRLGPEVEVLDPPELRARFADAARRSAARYADAPVTPAGPAAGQR is encoded by the coding sequence GTGCGCGCGTCCCGGCTGATCTCGCTGGTCCTGCTGCTCCAGTCGCGGGAGACGATGACCGCGACCGAGCTGGCGCGGGAGCTGGAGGTCTCCGAGCGGACGGTCTACCGGGACGTGCTGGCGCTCTCCGCCGCCGGGGTGCCGGTCTACGCCGACCGGGGCCGGGCCGGCGGCTACCGGCTGCTCGGCGGCTACCGGACCCGGCTGACGGGGCTGACCCGGGACGAGGCGGAGGCGCTCTTCCTGGCCGGGCTGCCCGGCCCGGCCGGGGACATGGGACTCGCCGACGCGGTGGCCGCCGCCGAGCTGAAGGTCCTCGCTGCGCTGCCGCCGAGCCTGCGGGACGCGTCGGCCCGGACCAGCCAGCGGTTCCACCTCGACCTGCCGGGCTGGTTCCGGGAGGCGAAACCGCCGCCGTGGCTGACCGAGCTGGCCCGGGCGGTGTGGCGGGACCGGGTGGTGGAGCTGCGCTACCGGCGCGGCGACCGGGAGGTCAGCCGCACCGTGCAGCCGTACGGGCTGGTGTTGAAGAGCGGGGTCTGGTACCTGGTGGGCCGGGTCGGCGACGGGCACCGGACGTACCGGGTGGACCGGGTGGTCGGCGTCGAGGTGGGCGACGAGACCTTCGCCCGGGACGTGGGCTTCGACCTGGGGGCGTACTGGCGGGAGCAGGCCGAGGCGTTCCTGCGGGGCATGCTGCGGGCCGAGGTAACCGTCCGGCTCAGCCCTGCCGGCCTGCGGGCGTTGCGGCACGTCGCGGAGGCCCCCTTGGCGTACGGCGCGGCGGTGGCCGGCGCGGGCGAACCCGACGGGCAGGGGTGGGTGGTGACCCGGCTGCCCGTCGAGTCCGTGCCGGTGGCGTACGACGTGCTGCTCCGGCTCGGGCCGGAGGTGGAGGTGCTCGACCCGCCGGAGCTGCGGGCGCGCTTCGCCGACGCGGCCCGCCGGTCGGCGGCGCGCTACGCCGACGCACCGGTGACGCCGGCCGGGCCGGCCGCCGGTCAGCGGTAG
- a CDS encoding EI24 domain-containing protein — protein MNAPRLVAPVTGAVGRFLAGAGLLLRGLGLYVRSPGLMLLGIVPALISGALFIIAFATLVYFVDDLAALVTPFADDWSATPRGLVRVIAGLAFLGLGGLLGVVTFTAVTLVIGDPFYEKISERVEERYGGTPGAVDVPFWASLRRSVVDSLRLVAISALVGVPLFAAGFIPVVGQTVVPVIGAAVGGWFLALELVGAPFYRRGMRLPDRRSLLKADRPTALGFGVAVFLCFLIPLGAVLVMPAAVAGATLLARRSLGQPIEER, from the coding sequence GTGAACGCACCCCGCCTCGTCGCCCCGGTCACCGGCGCCGTCGGCCGATTCCTCGCCGGCGCCGGGCTGCTGCTGCGCGGCCTCGGCCTCTACGTCCGCAGCCCCGGGCTGATGCTGCTCGGCATCGTCCCGGCGCTGATCTCCGGCGCGCTCTTCATCATCGCCTTCGCCACCCTGGTGTACTTCGTGGACGATCTCGCCGCGCTGGTCACCCCCTTCGCGGACGACTGGTCGGCGACCCCGCGCGGCCTGGTCCGGGTGATCGCCGGGCTGGCCTTCCTGGGGCTCGGCGGGCTGCTCGGCGTGGTCACCTTCACCGCGGTCACCCTCGTGATCGGCGACCCGTTCTACGAGAAGATCTCCGAGCGGGTCGAGGAGCGGTACGGCGGCACCCCGGGCGCGGTCGACGTGCCGTTCTGGGCGTCGCTGCGCCGCAGCGTCGTCGACTCGCTGCGGCTGGTGGCGATCTCGGCGCTGGTCGGCGTCCCGCTCTTCGCGGCCGGCTTCATCCCGGTGGTGGGGCAGACCGTCGTACCGGTGATCGGGGCGGCGGTGGGCGGCTGGTTCCTCGCCCTGGAGCTGGTCGGCGCGCCGTTCTACCGGCGCGGCATGCGGCTGCCGGACCGCCGCTCGCTGCTGAAGGCGGACCGGCCCACCGCGCTGGGCTTCGGCGTGGCGGTCTTCCTCTGCTTCCTGATCCCGCTCGGCGCGGTGCTGGTCATGCCGGCCGCCGTGGCCGGGGCCACCCTGCTCGCCCGCCGGTCGCTCGGCCAGCCCATCGAGGAGCGCTGA
- a CDS encoding O-acetyl-ADP-ribose deacetylase yields the protein MDITLVAGDITAQRVDAIVNAANSSLLGGGGVDGAIHRKGGPTILEECRALRASRYGRGLPTGQAVATTAGDLPARWVVHTVGPVFSTGEDRLALLRDCYANSLAVADELGAATVAFPLISAGVYGWPVDDAVRQALTVLHAATPARVTEARLVLFGADTYATAQRVAAAG from the coding sequence ATGGATATCACCCTGGTGGCGGGGGACATCACCGCCCAGCGGGTCGACGCGATCGTCAACGCGGCCAACTCCTCGCTGCTCGGCGGCGGGGGAGTGGACGGGGCGATCCACCGCAAGGGCGGGCCGACGATCCTCGAGGAGTGCCGGGCGTTGCGGGCCTCCCGGTACGGCCGCGGCCTGCCCACCGGCCAGGCGGTCGCCACCACCGCCGGCGACCTGCCCGCCCGTTGGGTGGTCCACACCGTCGGCCCGGTCTTCTCCACCGGCGAGGACCGGTTGGCGCTGCTGCGCGACTGCTACGCGAACAGCCTGGCGGTCGCCGACGAGCTGGGCGCCGCGACGGTGGCCTTCCCACTGATCTCGGCCGGCGTCTACGGCTGGCCGGTCGACGACGCGGTACGCCAGGCGCTGACCGTGCTCCACGCGGCGACCCCGGCGCGGGTCACCGAGGCCCGGCTGGTGCTCTTCGGCGCCGACACGTACGCCACCGCGCAGCGGGTCGCCGCCGCGGGCTGA
- a CDS encoding GNAT family N-acetyltransferase translates to MLIRAAHPDDAPAVVALRALVYPYLVRGVESTRRMIAEPPPGEEWTAFVAEIDGGVVGWVSTYRNGHTSEADFGDVSLLHVHPEHRGRGIGAALLDEALGHLRPLGIHRVRAWALTESLPFARRHGFTPSRELRYSALDLRATPPLPDAPDGVRLLPLAGLDPRRMHAVHVAAAADEPGDAPTDSIGYASWRYEVWDNLGQDREASAAVEVDGELVAFSLVKRDGDRMWSDMTATLPAFRGRGLARLAKLAALHRAHARGVTVAYTSNDESNAPMLAINVRLGYRPVAAQWSCLAQLS, encoded by the coding sequence ATGCTGATCCGTGCCGCCCACCCCGACGACGCGCCCGCCGTGGTGGCGCTGCGCGCGCTGGTCTACCCGTACCTGGTGCGCGGGGTCGAGTCGACCCGCCGGATGATCGCCGAGCCGCCCCCGGGCGAAGAGTGGACCGCGTTCGTCGCCGAAATCGACGGCGGGGTGGTCGGCTGGGTGTCGACCTACCGGAACGGCCACACGTCGGAGGCGGACTTCGGGGACGTCTCCCTGCTGCACGTCCACCCGGAGCACCGCGGCCGGGGCATCGGCGCCGCGCTGCTGGACGAGGCGCTCGGCCACCTGCGTCCGCTGGGGATCCACCGGGTGCGGGCCTGGGCGCTGACGGAGTCGCTGCCGTTCGCCCGCCGGCACGGCTTCACGCCGAGCCGGGAGCTGCGCTACTCGGCGCTCGATCTGCGGGCGACGCCGCCGCTGCCGGACGCCCCGGACGGGGTACGGCTGCTGCCACTGGCCGGGCTCGATCCGCGCCGGATGCACGCTGTCCACGTCGCGGCCGCCGCCGACGAGCCGGGCGACGCGCCCACCGACTCGATCGGCTACGCGAGCTGGCGCTACGAGGTCTGGGACAACCTCGGGCAGGACCGGGAGGCCAGCGCGGCCGTCGAGGTCGACGGGGAGCTGGTCGCCTTCAGCCTGGTCAAGCGGGACGGCGACCGGATGTGGTCGGACATGACGGCCACCCTGCCGGCGTTCCGTGGCCGGGGGCTGGCCCGGCTGGCCAAGCTCGCCGCGCTGCACCGCGCCCACGCCCGCGGGGTCACCGTCGCCTACACCTCGAACGACGAGTCCAACGCCCCGATGCTCGCGATCAACGTGCGACTCGGCTACCGGCCGGTGGCCGCCCAGTGGTCCTGCCTCGCCCAGCTGAGCTGA
- a CDS encoding RidA family protein — MHLIRAPELSDVAEYAYAAGVAPPARMVFTAGACPLDAAGRTVAPGDPAAQARQVMANLETALAAAGAALTDVVKTTVYVATTDRADLVAVWEVVRDAFGDHDPPSSLLGVTVLGYPDQLVEVEAIAAVREVG, encoded by the coding sequence GTGCACCTGATCCGCGCTCCCGAACTCTCCGACGTCGCCGAGTACGCCTACGCGGCCGGGGTCGCCCCGCCGGCCCGGATGGTCTTCACCGCCGGGGCCTGCCCGCTGGACGCCGCCGGGCGGACCGTCGCCCCGGGTGATCCCGCCGCTCAGGCGCGCCAGGTGATGGCCAACCTGGAGACCGCCCTGGCCGCCGCCGGGGCCGCGCTCACCGACGTCGTGAAGACCACCGTGTACGTCGCCACGACCGACCGGGCCGACCTGGTGGCCGTATGGGAGGTGGTCCGGGACGCCTTCGGCGACCACGACCCGCCGAGCAGCCTGCTCGGGGTGACGGTGCTCGGCTACCCCGACCAACTCGTCGAGGTGGAGGCGATCGCCGCCGTCCGGGAGGTGGGCTGA
- a CDS encoding LacI family DNA-binding transcriptional regulator has translation MTTAQRPTLEAVARRAGVSRATVSRVVNGSTTVAESIREAVRRAVDELGYVPNLAARSLVTQRTDSVALVMPEEATRVFSDDQVFPGIIRGVSQELEAADKQLVLMLAGSPAGHQRVERYTTGRHVDGVLFASLHGEDPLPGVLSRLGIPVVCSGRPLDGAQLPYVDVDHVGGVTRAVRYLIEGGRRRIATIAGPQDMVAGIERLVGYRETMAEAGLPELVAFGDFTRESGTAAMRQLLAAHPDLDAVFAASDLMAHAALRTLREAGRRVPADVAVIGFDDIETAAYTEPPLTTVRQPIVELGRAMTRQLLRMAAGEDVEQALILPIELIVRDSA, from the coding sequence ATGACGACGGCACAACGACCGACCCTGGAGGCGGTGGCCCGACGGGCCGGGGTGTCCCGGGCCACGGTCTCCCGGGTGGTCAACGGCTCCACCACCGTCGCCGAGTCGATCCGGGAGGCGGTCCGCCGGGCGGTCGACGAGCTGGGGTACGTGCCGAACCTGGCCGCCCGCAGCCTGGTCACCCAGCGGACCGACTCGGTCGCCCTGGTCATGCCAGAGGAGGCCACCCGGGTCTTCTCCGACGACCAGGTCTTCCCGGGCATCATCCGGGGCGTCAGCCAGGAGCTGGAAGCGGCCGACAAGCAGCTCGTGCTGATGCTGGCCGGCTCGCCGGCCGGGCACCAGCGGGTCGAGCGCTACACCACCGGGCGGCACGTGGACGGGGTGCTCTTCGCCTCGCTGCACGGCGAGGACCCGCTGCCGGGCGTCCTGTCCCGGCTGGGCATCCCGGTGGTGTGCAGCGGTCGGCCCCTGGACGGCGCGCAGCTGCCGTACGTCGACGTGGACCACGTCGGCGGGGTGACCCGGGCGGTGCGGTACCTGATCGAGGGCGGCCGACGGCGGATCGCCACCATCGCCGGGCCGCAGGACATGGTCGCCGGCATCGAGCGGCTCGTGGGGTACCGGGAGACGATGGCCGAGGCCGGACTGCCGGAGCTGGTCGCGTTCGGCGACTTCACCCGGGAGTCCGGGACGGCCGCGATGCGCCAACTGCTCGCCGCGCACCCGGATCTGGACGCCGTCTTCGCCGCCTCCGACCTGATGGCGCACGCCGCCCTGCGTACCCTCCGGGAAGCCGGGCGGCGGGTGCCGGCGGACGTGGCGGTGATCGGCTTCGACGACATCGAGACCGCGGCGTACACCGAGCCGCCGCTGACCACCGTCCGGCAGCCGATAGTGGAACTGGGTCGGGCGATGACCCGGCAACTGCTGCGGATGGCGGCCGGCGAGGACGTCGAGCAGGCCCTGATCCTGCCGATCGAACTCATCGTCCGCGACTCCGCCTGA